A part of Aegilops tauschii subsp. strangulata cultivar AL8/78 chromosome 2, Aet v6.0, whole genome shotgun sequence genomic DNA contains:
- the LOC109770961 gene encoding UNC93-like protein 1, with protein MAVSTELPEAGSPQEQEQGTEAPPGPGLRYNSPLVQVSLIGLVCFCCPGMFNALSGLGGGGQFDHTTADNANTALYACFAIFGVLGGAAHNLLGPRLTLLLGSLTYPLYAASFLYYNHRKSQTFPIIAGALLGAGAGLLWAAQGAIMTSYPPPNRRGSYISLFWCLFNLGGVLGGLLPFSFNYARTDAGSVNDATYGAFIGFMLLGAALTFLVLPPARIVRDDGTRATRVTYSSVSTEGWEILKLFTNWRMLLILPAAWASNFFYTYQFNNVNGLLFTLRTKGLNNVFYWGAQMIGSAGIGYFLDFGFASRRKRGLMGVAAVALLGTAIWAGGLANQLRYLDGEFPDKIDFKEGRRYAGPFLLYFSYGLMDAIFQSLIYWIIGALANDSQILSRYVGFYKGVQSAGAAVAWQVDTHKTSLLSQLIVNWGLCTVSYPLLAVLVLLAVKDEDYSVSNVDDGGKEKDTKMAAPSSFH; from the exons ATGGCCGTGTCGACGGAGCTGCCGGAGGCCGGGTCcccgcaggagcaggagcagggGACGGAGGCGCCGCCCGGCCCCGGCCTGCGGTACAACTCGCCGCTGGTCCAGGTGTCGCTGATCGGGCTGGTGTGCTTCTGCTGCCCGGGCATGTTCAACGCGCTGTCCGGGCTGGGCGGCGGCGGGCAGTTCGACCACACCACGGCCGACAACGCCAACACGGCGCTCTACGCCTGCTTCGCCATCTTCGGCGTCCTCGGCGGCGCCGCGCACAACCTGCTCGGCCCGCGCCTCACGCTGCTCCTCGGCTCCCTCACCTACCCGCTCTACGCCGCCTCCTTCCTCTACTACAACCACCGCAAGTCCCAGACGTTCCCCATCATCGCCGGCGCGCTCCTCGGCGCCGGCGCGGGCCTGCTCTGGGCGGCGCAGGGCGCCATCATGACCTCGTACCCGCCGCCCAACCGCCGGGGCAGCTACATCTCGCTCTTCTGGTGCCTCTTCAACCTGGGCGGCGTGctgggcggcctcctccccttctcCTTCAACTACGCCCGCACCGACGCCGGCAGCGTCAACGACGCCACCTACGGGGCCTTCATCGGCTTCATGCTCCTCGGCGCCGCGCTCACCTTCCTCGTCCTGCCGCCCGCCAGGATCGTCCGCGACGACGGCACGCGCGCCACCAGGGTCACCTACTCCTCCGTGTCCACCGAGGGGTGGGAGATCCTCAAGCTCTTCACCAACTGGAGGATGCTGCTCATCCTGCCCGCCGCATGGGCCAGCAACTTCTTCTACACCTACCAGTTTAACAACGTCAATGGCCTCCTCTTCACCCTCCGCACCAAGGGCCTCAACAACGTTTTCTACTGGGGCGCGCAGATGATCGGCTCCGCCGGCATCGGATACTTCCTCGACTTCGGCTTCGCCAGCCGCAGGAAGCGGGGCCTCATGGgggtcgccgccgtcgccctccTCGGCACCGCCATCTGGGCCGGCGGCCTCGCCAACCAGCTCAGGTACCTCGACGGCGAATTCCCCGACAAGATCGACTTCAAGGAGGGCCGCCGCTACGCCGGGCCCTTCCTGCTCTACTTCAGCTACGGCCTCATGGACGCCATCTTCCAGAGCCTCATCTACTGGATCATCGGCGCACTCGCAAACGACTCGCAGATCCTAAGCAG ATACGTTGGGTTCTACAAGGGTGTGCAGAGCGCAGGAGCAGCCGTGGCATGGCAGGTCGACACCCACAAGACATCCCTGCTGTCGCAGCTGATCGTCAACTGGGGGCTGTGCACCGTCAGCTACCCGCTGCTGGCCGTCCTGGTGCTCCTGGCCGTGAAGGACGAGGACTACTCGGTGTCCAACGTCGACGACGGCGGCAAGGAGAAAGACACCAAGATGGCCGCGCCATCAAGCTTCCACTGA